One window from the genome of Mucilaginibacter ginsenosidivorans encodes:
- a CDS encoding ABC transporter substrate-binding protein codes for MNKLILFLCAAAMALFSCNTDNATPSKSVFNINLDEGLTSLDPAFCRNQNTIWMDNQLYNGLVQIDDSMRVQPAIAKSWELSADGLQYTFHLRNDVYFHDDPLFRDGKGRKAVAADFVYSFSRLIDPKIAASGSWIFSDKVKDNKAFIAIDDTTFRIQLKAPFPPLLSLLTSQIASVIPREVAGHYGKDFRNHPIGTGPFKFKYWKEGEVLVFLKNDKYWEKDKDGSSLPHLDAVRATFIGDKQTAFMEFVTGKIDFLNDIDGSYRDDILTKSGQVTQKYKGKFILNSAPYLNTMYLGMLVDTNLPIVRHSPLKLLKIRQAINYAIDKQKMIKYLRNSMATPGNGGFIPAGMPGFDATKVKGYTYNPDKARQLLAECGYPNGKECPEITLTTTIGYRDLIEYVQGQLDQVGIRTRVEIVQSASLRELVSKNGVNFFYGSWIADYPDGENYLLLFYSKNKIPWGPNYTGFNNKQFDCLFEQAYHEADDQKRHALYREMDNIIMQNAPVVVLYYDKLVNLYQNNMTGISKNALNLLVLKRIMKK; via the coding sequence ATGAATAAACTGATCTTGTTTTTGTGTGCTGCTGCGATGGCTTTATTTTCCTGCAATACCGATAACGCTACGCCGAGCAAGTCGGTATTCAATATCAATCTCGACGAGGGCCTCACCTCGCTCGACCCGGCTTTCTGCCGTAACCAGAACACCATCTGGATGGATAATCAGCTTTATAACGGGCTGGTGCAGATAGATGACAGCATGCGTGTTCAGCCTGCTATCGCCAAAAGCTGGGAACTTTCAGCCGATGGTTTACAATACACTTTCCATTTGCGGAACGATGTTTATTTTCACGACGACCCGCTGTTCAGGGACGGAAAGGGACGGAAAGCTGTCGCTGCCGATTTTGTTTACAGTTTCAGTCGCCTTATAGACCCGAAAATAGCAGCATCGGGCTCGTGGATATTCAGTGATAAGGTGAAAGATAACAAAGCCTTTATTGCTATCGACGACACTACTTTCCGTATTCAGTTAAAGGCGCCTTTCCCACCGCTGCTCTCATTGCTAACCTCGCAGATCGCTTCGGTGATACCGCGTGAAGTGGCCGGGCATTATGGCAAGGATTTTCGCAATCACCCCATCGGTACGGGGCCCTTTAAATTCAAGTATTGGAAAGAGGGCGAAGTGCTGGTTTTCCTTAAGAATGATAAATACTGGGAGAAAGATAAAGACGGCAGCAGCCTGCCGCACCTGGACGCCGTGCGTGCCACCTTCATCGGCGATAAGCAAACAGCCTTTATGGAGTTTGTAACCGGGAAGATAGATTTTCTGAATGATATCGATGGCAGCTACCGCGATGATATCCTGACCAAATCGGGCCAGGTAACACAAAAATATAAGGGGAAATTCATCCTTAATTCGGCGCCATACCTTAACACCATGTATTTGGGCATGCTGGTGGATACGAACCTGCCCATCGTAAGACATTCGCCCCTGAAACTGCTGAAGATACGCCAGGCCATTAACTATGCTATCGACAAGCAAAAAATGATCAAATACCTGCGCAATAGCATGGCTACGCCAGGTAACGGTGGCTTTATACCTGCCGGGATGCCGGGTTTTGACGCAACTAAAGTTAAAGGCTATACTTATAACCCCGACAAAGCCCGGCAACTTTTAGCCGAATGTGGTTATCCAAACGGGAAAGAATGCCCTGAGATAACACTGACCACCACCATCGGCTACCGCGACCTGATTGAATACGTGCAGGGTCAGCTTGACCAGGTGGGGATACGTACCCGGGTGGAAATCGTACAAAGCGCCAGTCTGCGCGAACTGGTATCAAAAAACGGCGTTAACTTTTTCTATGGATCGTGGATTGCGGATTACCCGGATGGCGAAAATTACCTGCTGCTGTTCTACTCAAAAAATAAGATCCCCTGGGGACCAAACTACACCGGCTTTAACAATAAACAATTCGACTGCCTTTTTGAGCAGGCCTACCACGAGGCCGACGATCAGAAACGCCACGCCCTGTACCGCGAGATGGATAACATTATTATGCAGAACGCACCGGTGGTAGTGCTTTACTATGATAAACTGGTGAACCTGTACCAAAACAACATGACGGGCATCAGCAAAAATGCGCTGAATTTATTGGTGCTGAAGAGGATAATGAAGAAATGA
- a CDS encoding tetratricopeptide repeat protein — MMKKITVLLLTVTSISAFAQQQVTLKKADSLFAKQEWKAAKQNYVSVLKDTSSNAVSWTRLGYCNQNLGLYAEALKDYDKCLANSPRPPVRSVTLSRMARIYAITNKIDEAADRLIKATALGYNSLPDLDTMADYKNMRAAANFADIRKKVYETVFPCAAEPHAHDFDFWIGEWDVYQTGTKFLVGHSLVQSISGECALLENWTSTQASTGKSINYYNAATGKWEQDWIGSAGGPQRYLNGEYKDGAMQFTYEFTNAQGKKQTGNFKFYNIDKDTVRQYQDVNNDDGKTVTVSYDFTYVRKKQ; from the coding sequence ATGATGAAAAAAATTACCGTATTGTTATTGACCGTAACCAGTATAAGCGCCTTTGCACAGCAGCAGGTAACGTTAAAAAAAGCTGATTCGCTGTTTGCAAAGCAAGAGTGGAAAGCCGCAAAGCAAAACTATGTGAGTGTGCTTAAAGATACTTCGTCCAACGCCGTATCATGGACACGATTGGGGTATTGCAATCAAAACCTTGGCCTGTATGCCGAGGCTTTAAAAGACTATGATAAATGCCTTGCAAATAGCCCGAGACCGCCGGTTAGGTCGGTAACACTGTCGCGAATGGCGCGGATATATGCAATTACCAATAAAATTGACGAAGCGGCAGACAGGCTGATAAAAGCCACCGCATTGGGCTACAACAGCCTGCCCGACCTGGACACAATGGCCGACTATAAGAACATGCGCGCCGCGGCCAATTTTGCGGATATACGCAAAAAAGTATATGAAACGGTGTTCCCTTGTGCTGCCGAACCGCATGCCCACGATTTTGATTTTTGGATAGGAGAATGGGATGTTTATCAAACAGGTACGAAATTTTTGGTGGGGCACAGCCTGGTTCAAAGTATATCCGGCGAATGCGCCTTGCTTGAAAACTGGACATCCACGCAGGCCAGTACCGGCAAAAGCATAAACTATTACAATGCCGCAACCGGTAAATGGGAGCAGGACTGGATAGGTTCAGCAGGCGGGCCGCAGCGCTACCTTAACGGCGAATATAAAGACGGCGCCATGCAGTTTACCTATGAGTTCACCAACGCCCAGGGTAAAAAGCAAACCGGCAATTTCAAATTTTACAATATCGACAAAGATACCGTGCGCCAGTACCAGGATGTCAATAACGACGATGGTAAAACGGTTACCGTATCATACGATTTTACGTATGTCAGGAAAAAGCAGTAA
- a CDS encoding NAD(P)H-binding protein, with protein MKITVTGSLGNISKPLAKQLIAAGHEVTIVSSSADKVAEIEALGAKAAIGSIADAAFLTKAFAGANVVYTMVPPNFGVTDYRKYVSDSARNYAEAIRKNGITRVVNLSSIGADIDGGTGQISGVHDGELVLNALEGVAIKHLRAGFFYVNLYANIDMIKHLGFIGANYGPATRLVMVHPEDIAAAVAKELQTPFTGKSVRYITSDDRTASEVAATLGAAIGKPDLQWVQFTDEQALEGMLQAGLPEPISKNFIEMNNAVGSGILWKDYDARGTQPNGKIKLEDFAKEFAARF; from the coding sequence ATGAAAATTACAGTAACAGGCTCGTTGGGAAACATCAGCAAACCATTAGCCAAACAATTGATAGCTGCCGGTCATGAAGTGACCATTGTAAGCAGCAGCGCGGATAAAGTTGCAGAGATCGAAGCATTAGGCGCAAAGGCCGCCATCGGCTCCATTGCCGATGCCGCATTTTTAACCAAAGCCTTCGCCGGGGCCAATGTGGTTTATACCATGGTTCCGCCAAACTTTGGCGTTACCGATTACCGCAAATATGTAAGCGACAGCGCCCGCAACTATGCCGAAGCCATCCGCAAAAATGGTATCACCCGCGTGGTGAACCTGAGCAGCATCGGTGCGGATATTGACGGCGGTACGGGACAAATATCAGGCGTGCACGACGGCGAATTGGTATTGAATGCCCTGGAAGGCGTTGCCATTAAACACCTGCGTGCCGGGTTCTTTTACGTGAACCTGTATGCCAATATTGATATGATCAAACACCTCGGTTTTATCGGTGCCAACTACGGACCGGCTACCCGCCTGGTGATGGTGCACCCCGAAGACATTGCCGCCGCCGTTGCCAAAGAGCTGCAAACACCCTTTACCGGTAAAAGCGTGCGTTACATCACCAGCGATGACCGCACCGCCAGCGAAGTGGCCGCCACATTAGGCGCAGCTATTGGCAAACCCGACCTGCAATGGGTTCAGTTTACCGACGAGCAGGCGCTTGAGGGTATGCTCCAGGCCGGTTTGCCCGAACCCATCAGCAAAAACTTTATCGAAATGAACAACGCTGTTGGCAGCGGCATCCTGTGGAAGGATTACGACGCCCGCGGCACCCAACCCAACGGCAAAATCAAGCTGGAGGATTTCGCAAAGGAATTTGCGGCGAGGTTTTGA
- a CDS encoding outer membrane protein assembly factor BamB family protein, with product MNNITRPIVLNLFFFTSFFGALHTYAQVMYRGTAAHNLNYNSGGKGFFNECAWKFDADAPIRSTVVVSGNSVYFGSSRGVFYSLNKNTGKVSWTFKPGHAINSSAAVHNGSVFFSDNKQSLYSLNAATGKLNWKTDLGIAKSYDWAFDYTYSSPAIVNGQILIGSKDGCIYNINEATGKVKWKFKTEGIVRSSPAVAANVIYAGDTEGNFYAVNLNNGQQKWRFEIQGHTMQNEKFSFDRRAIIASPLVTGNKVIIGGRDGFLYCLDKNTGKRLWRVDHEVSWIISAVAVKDNIVVTGTSDGHFVQAVDLNSGKQLWKYHTVNVVWSSPIIDGDKVYIGSHEGAVYCLDLKTGRKLTSFQTGGIVFSSPVIDGHLLYAGSDDGFLYALKPGMGHFSPTTARKYVFWDEGIPAPNGNDIRIRKYLTDNGYKRLDKGKLVKLIAEKDSAENAVIVFATNFFPDEITKGEKSSTLCSYLNAGGKIVVTATDPLVLKYDTKYKSVVLRSFLYADSVIGIKYGPDDLRSYKGNQPAFRTKTGEEWGVQSFWASPLSVDPKQVDIVLGMDENGLASAWVKKFHKSSGSGFVQIWVGEGDRDLSFITRVAEYGLK from the coding sequence ATGAATAACATCACCCGACCCATCGTATTGAACCTTTTTTTCTTCACGTCTTTCTTTGGCGCACTGCATACTTATGCACAGGTGATGTATCGCGGAACTGCCGCCCACAACTTAAACTATAATTCGGGGGGCAAGGGTTTTTTTAATGAATGCGCCTGGAAGTTCGATGCGGATGCGCCCATCCGGTCGACCGTCGTGGTCTCGGGTAATTCTGTCTATTTCGGCAGTAGCCGGGGCGTGTTTTATAGTCTGAACAAAAATACGGGAAAGGTCAGTTGGACATTCAAACCAGGCCATGCCATCAATTCATCGGCAGCGGTGCACAACGGCAGTGTTTTCTTTAGCGATAATAAGCAAAGCCTTTATTCCCTCAATGCAGCGACAGGTAAATTGAACTGGAAAACAGACCTTGGCATTGCCAAAAGCTACGACTGGGCATTTGATTATACCTATTCGTCGCCCGCTATCGTCAACGGGCAAATACTTATCGGCAGTAAGGACGGCTGCATTTACAACATTAACGAAGCCACGGGCAAAGTAAAATGGAAATTCAAAACGGAAGGCATTGTCAGGAGTTCGCCGGCAGTTGCGGCCAATGTTATTTACGCGGGGGATACCGAAGGTAATTTCTATGCTGTAAACCTTAACAACGGACAGCAAAAGTGGCGCTTTGAAATACAGGGGCATACCATGCAGAATGAAAAATTCTCGTTCGACCGCAGGGCGATCATCGCTTCGCCTTTGGTAACCGGCAACAAGGTGATCATTGGCGGGCGCGACGGATTTTTATATTGCCTTGATAAAAACACTGGAAAACGACTATGGCGCGTGGATCATGAAGTTTCATGGATCATATCGGCGGTTGCAGTAAAAGATAATATTGTGGTCACGGGTACATCTGATGGACATTTTGTACAGGCTGTCGATTTGAACAGCGGCAAGCAACTCTGGAAATATCATACGGTGAACGTGGTATGGTCGTCGCCTATTATCGATGGTGATAAGGTTTATATAGGCAGTCATGAAGGCGCCGTTTATTGCCTCGATCTGAAAACGGGCCGTAAACTCACCAGTTTTCAAACGGGCGGTATCGTTTTTTCGTCGCCCGTTATCGACGGTCACTTGCTTTACGCCGGGTCGGACGATGGCTTTCTTTACGCCCTCAAACCGGGTATGGGCCATTTCTCACCAACTACGGCCCGTAAATACGTTTTTTGGGACGAAGGCATACCGGCCCCTAACGGAAACGATATCCGGATACGGAAATACCTTACTGATAACGGTTATAAACGGCTGGATAAAGGAAAACTGGTTAAGCTGATCGCCGAAAAAGATTCAGCCGAAAACGCAGTCATAGTATTTGCTACTAACTTTTTCCCGGACGAAATAACTAAAGGCGAGAAAAGCTCAACCCTGTGCAGTTACCTTAATGCCGGCGGCAAAATAGTGGTAACAGCTACCGATCCGCTTGTGCTGAAATATGACACCAAATATAAATCGGTGGTCCTACGCAGCTTCCTGTATGCCGACAGCGTGATAGGTATCAAGTACGGGCCCGACGATTTGCGTTCCTATAAAGGCAACCAGCCGGCGTTTCGCACCAAAACAGGGGAAGAGTGGGGCGTACAATCATTCTGGGCATCGCCGCTTAGCGTCGACCCGAAGCAGGTGGATATCGTGTTAGGTATGGACGAGAATGGGCTGGCATCGGCATGGGTAAAGAAATTTCATAAAAGCTCAGGCTCGGGTTTTGTGCAGATATGGGTGGGTGAGGGCGACCGGGACCTGAGCTTTATAACGCGTGTAGCAGAGTACGGACTAAAATAA
- a CDS encoding TolB family protein, translated as MMYLRSYIAAVLSLTSAGIFAQGSYPGKGIPADTPQIFAEGILSDGLNNRDFAISPKGDEVFFTIQGPRFALSTILHITKRNGRWSEPEVAPFSGKWRDLEAAFSPDGQFIYFSSDRPVNGEAKKDFDLWRVKRLPGGRFGEPENLGTVVNSGKNEFYPSVARSGNLYFTVEADYGKGSEDIVICKWNGTGFARPESLPEDINTKYDEFNAFVDPDERYILFSSYGRPDDMGGGDLYFSRKNENGDWLPVKHFPAPFNSAYLDYCPYVTPDKMYLVFTSNRMGPGFKNGKAKNYGETRDMLSGPGNGNDDIYWVKFNMDLLK; from the coding sequence ATGATGTATCTCAGATCATATATCGCCGCTGTATTGTCGCTGACCAGCGCGGGAATATTTGCGCAGGGCAGCTACCCGGGTAAGGGGATCCCGGCTGATACGCCGCAGATATTTGCCGAAGGCATCCTTTCCGACGGTTTAAATAACCGCGATTTTGCCATTTCGCCGAAAGGGGATGAGGTATTTTTTACCATCCAGGGACCGAGGTTCGCATTGAGCACTATCCTGCACATCACGAAAAGGAACGGCCGGTGGAGTGAGCCTGAAGTTGCTCCCTTCTCGGGCAAATGGCGCGATCTGGAGGCGGCCTTTTCGCCCGATGGGCAGTTCATCTATTTCTCATCGGACAGACCGGTGAACGGCGAGGCAAAGAAGGACTTTGACCTGTGGCGCGTCAAACGTTTGCCGGGGGGAAGGTTTGGTGAACCGGAAAACCTCGGCACGGTTGTCAATTCAGGTAAAAATGAATTTTACCCGTCGGTCGCGCGCAGCGGCAACCTGTACTTTACCGTTGAAGCAGATTATGGAAAGGGGAGCGAGGATATAGTGATTTGCAAATGGAACGGTACGGGCTTTGCCAGACCCGAAAGCCTGCCCGAAGATATTAATACCAAATACGACGAATTTAACGCCTTTGTCGATCCGGATGAGCGGTATATCCTCTTCTCGTCCTACGGCAGGCCGGATGATATGGGCGGCGGAGATCTTTATTTTAGCAGGAAAAACGAGAACGGAGACTGGTTACCTGTAAAGCATTTCCCCGCCCCATTTAATTCGGCCTACCTGGATTACTGCCCCTATGTGACGCCTGATAAAATGTACCTGGTATTTACGAGCAACCGCATGGGGCCCGGCTTTAAAAATGGGAAAGCGAAAAACTACGGGGAAACCAGGGATATGTTGTCGGGCCCGGGCAACGGCAACGATGATATTTATTGGGTAAAATTTAATATGGACCTGCTAAAGTAA
- a CDS encoding winged helix-turn-helix transcriptional regulator — MTQVKESSTIQENKKFALNECPVTYVMEKIGGYWKPIILFHLLSGSKRYSELRRAIPIITEKMLIQHLKQLENDNIVVRESKPVVPPYVTYSLTPAGKGLQPILNAMATWGIEDSKRNAGNSYISKSMDDFPGA; from the coding sequence ATGACACAAGTAAAAGAAAGCTCGACCATACAGGAAAATAAGAAGTTCGCCCTTAACGAATGCCCCGTAACTTACGTGATGGAAAAGATAGGCGGTTACTGGAAGCCGATTATCCTGTTCCATTTGCTATCGGGCAGCAAGCGCTACAGCGAGTTGCGCAGGGCCATACCCATCATCACCGAAAAGATGCTGATACAGCACCTGAAGCAGTTGGAGAATGATAATATCGTGGTGCGCGAGTCGAAGCCCGTGGTGCCGCCGTATGTCACCTATAGTCTTACGCCAGCAGGAAAGGGTCTGCAGCCCATACTGAATGCCATGGCCACCTGGGGTATCGAGGATAGCAAACGCAACGCGGGGAATAGTTATATTTCCAAAAGTATGGACGATTTCCCGGGGGCGTAG
- a CDS encoding SRPBCC family protein: protein MRKFFLLATGLLLFQQGISQVKNTSYTTQTGEKVLRLESVLPVDIKTAWKLFTTDEGLKTWIAPQAHINLAVGGSVVTNYDKNKPLSDPSSITLPIINYIDQEMITFKVNLNDNFDPAARAEDKNLQEVILLKAIGPQQTQVVSLMMGWGKGPAWDKTYNFFAKGNEWTYNELLKNYK, encoded by the coding sequence ATGAGAAAGTTCTTTTTACTTGCCACAGGGCTGTTATTATTTCAACAGGGTATAAGCCAGGTGAAGAATACTTCCTACACCACGCAAACAGGTGAAAAGGTATTGCGGCTCGAATCGGTTTTACCAGTAGATATTAAAACAGCCTGGAAGCTTTTTACCACGGACGAAGGTTTAAAAACGTGGATAGCCCCGCAGGCGCACATTAATTTAGCAGTTGGCGGTTCGGTTGTAACAAACTATGATAAGAACAAACCCTTAAGTGACCCTTCATCAATAACATTGCCGATAATCAACTATATCGATCAGGAAATGATTACTTTTAAAGTAAACCTTAATGATAATTTTGACCCGGCAGCAAGAGCTGAAGATAAAAATTTGCAGGAAGTGATTCTGCTCAAAGCGATCGGCCCGCAGCAAACGCAGGTTGTTTCTTTAATGATGGGTTGGGGAAAAGGCCCGGCCTGGGATAAAACCTATAATTTTTTCGCCAAAGGGAACGAATGGACCTACAACGAATTGCTGAAAAATTATAAGTAG
- a CDS encoding manganese catalase family protein, translating into MFHHVKDLQFNARVSRPDPRFANLLLEQFGGENGELAAAMQYFTQAFGAKAAHPDKYDMLMDIATEEFSHLEIVGATIQMLLKGVNGELKNAADSSEIMQVMDGKALKENIIHQALTANPQFVIITGGGVTPRNSQGIPWCASYVNSNGDLTVDLRTNLASESRAKLVYEHLMKFTDDPYIHETLSFLMTREVTHYKMFEAALNSIPDNFPPGVLAADPRFLQNTYNLSAGTVRGPWNEGEMPGLDKEFAYVADPVGQARETKGNTELPDLMKKELQDTEKLNKEMSGKKSGEEKKAEPRGVAQWSTYADPQD; encoded by the coding sequence GCGCCCCGATCCGCGTTTTGCCAACTTATTGTTGGAGCAATTTGGCGGCGAAAACGGCGAGTTGGCAGCGGCCATGCAATATTTTACCCAGGCTTTTGGCGCAAAAGCGGCGCATCCTGATAAATATGATATGCTGATGGATATAGCCACTGAAGAATTCAGTCACCTGGAGATTGTGGGTGCTACTATACAGATGCTGTTGAAGGGTGTTAACGGCGAACTGAAAAATGCTGCTGACAGCTCTGAAATTATGCAGGTGATGGATGGCAAGGCGTTGAAGGAGAATATCATCCACCAGGCGCTTACAGCTAATCCGCAGTTTGTGATCATTACAGGCGGCGGGGTTACGCCGCGCAACAGCCAGGGCATACCGTGGTGTGCATCATATGTAAACTCAAACGGCGACCTGACGGTTGACCTGCGCACCAATTTAGCATCAGAGTCGAGAGCAAAATTAGTTTATGAGCACCTGATGAAGTTTACGGACGATCCGTACATCCACGAAACCCTCTCTTTCCTGATGACACGCGAGGTAACCCACTATAAAATGTTCGAAGCAGCGTTGAACAGCATCCCGGATAATTTTCCGCCGGGCGTATTAGCAGCCGATCCGCGCTTTTTGCAGAATACTTATAACCTGTCGGCCGGTACCGTACGCGGTCCGTGGAACGAGGGCGAAATGCCGGGCCTGGATAAGGAATTTGCCTATGTAGCCGATCCCGTTGGTCAGGCAAGGGAAACAAAAGGGAACACCGAATTACCCGATCTGATGAAAAAAGAGCTACAGGACACAGAAAAGCTTAACAAGGAAATGAGCGGGAAAAAAAGCGGCGAAGAGAAAAAGGCTGAACCCAGGGGCGTGGCCCAATGGAGCACCTATGCCGATCCGCAGGATTAG
- a CDS encoding NHL repeat-containing protein — MRKYIALLLIVVSFGYFLSTFTGCGKELISPNPFTDSTIVAGADSAGYQDGLGADARFDHPFGLALDNAGNLYVADQGNSLIRKIDPSTNVTTLAGMVGVLGLVNGADTAANFNKPFSVAADASGNVFVADAGNNVIRKITPDGTVSTFAGTGVAGADDGTDQASFNSPLGVATDHDGNVYVADYGNDLIRKITAYGTVSTIAGKQGVSGYADGADTSARFNLPESLAVDAAGNIYVADNGNNMIRKITPGGVVSTLAGNGAAGKANGNGTAASFNSPFGIAVDGAGNVYVADAGNNMIRKITPDGTVSTFAGSGVKGAGNATGTQATFNTPSGLAVDSTGNVYVADENNNLIRKITPSGEVSTFAIKRSKTVYK, encoded by the coding sequence ATGAGGAAATACATCGCATTATTACTGATCGTCGTATCATTCGGGTATTTCCTGTCCACTTTCACCGGCTGCGGTAAGGAATTGATATCGCCTAATCCTTTTACGGACAGCACCATTGTTGCCGGTGCCGATTCAGCGGGTTATCAAGATGGCTTGGGCGCCGATGCAAGGTTCGATCATCCCTTTGGGCTGGCGCTTGACAACGCGGGCAACCTGTATGTGGCCGACCAGGGTAATTCACTGATCAGGAAGATAGATCCCTCGACCAATGTGACCACGCTTGCCGGAATGGTTGGAGTACTTGGCCTGGTGAACGGCGCCGATACGGCTGCTAACTTCAATAAACCATTTTCCGTAGCGGCCGACGCATCGGGCAATGTATTTGTTGCTGATGCCGGTAATAATGTGATCCGTAAAATAACACCCGATGGCACGGTAAGTACTTTTGCTGGAACGGGTGTTGCCGGAGCTGATGACGGTACTGATCAAGCGTCGTTCAATTCACCCTTAGGGGTAGCCACTGACCATGATGGCAACGTTTACGTAGCCGATTATGGTAATGACCTCATCCGGAAAATAACTGCCTATGGTACAGTAAGTACCATCGCGGGAAAACAGGGAGTTTCGGGCTATGCCGATGGTGCAGACACCTCAGCAAGGTTCAACCTGCCCGAAAGCCTGGCGGTGGATGCCGCCGGAAACATCTACGTGGCCGATAACGGCAATAACATGATCCGCAAGATCACGCCTGGCGGCGTGGTTAGTACGTTGGCCGGCAACGGGGCCGCGGGCAAAGCCAACGGGAATGGTACGGCGGCAAGCTTTAATTCGCCTTTTGGGATAGCGGTGGACGGAGCAGGCAATGTTTACGTGGCCGATGCTGGCAATAATATGATAAGAAAGATAACGCCAGACGGTACGGTAAGCACTTTTGCCGGCAGCGGGGTAAAAGGCGCGGGCAATGCAACAGGCACACAGGCTACTTTTAACACCCCATCGGGCCTGGCAGTGGATTCAACCGGGAACGTTTATGTTGCCGATGAAAACAATAATTTAATACGTAAGATCACCCCATCCGGCGAGGTCTCCACGTTCGCTATAAAACGCTCAAAGACAGTATACAAGTGA